Sequence from the Candidatus Binataceae bacterium genome:
GATTTCGCCCTCGGGAATGGTCGCGGCGGGCGAGCTTGGATGCGGCGTGTTGTCGGTCGCGGCTTTCGCCACCGGCGGCCTTGAGGGTCTGCCGAAGCGCTGGGCGGTGGCCGAGGAGACGGCGGCCGAGAACGGCAAAACCGTGAGCCGCGCGAACTGGCGGATGGTGATGCCGATCCATCTGGCGGACTCTAAAAAAGAGGCGCTCGACGACATCCGCGACGGCGCCAATTCCTGGATTCAGGACTACTTCATCGACACGCTGGGCGCGAAGATTCAGTTCGAGGAATACCCGGGTCAGCCGCGCGAGGAGATGACGGTCGATCGGATGGTCGCGCGCGGCGGCGCGATCGTCGGCACTCCCGACGACGCGATCGCGCGGATCCGCGAAATCCAGGAGGCGAGCGGCGGCTTCGGCGGGTTGCTCGGACTCGCCCACGAGTGGGCGTCGCGCGAAAAGACGCTTCGCTCGTACGAGCTCTTCGCGCGCCACGTGATGCCGCAGTTCCAGGGCAGCGTGGCCGAGATCGAGTACTCCCAGCGATGGGCAGCCGGGCAGCGCGAGATGCTGTTCAACAAGTCGGTCGCCGGAATCATGACCGCGATGAACGACTACAAGCAGCATCGCGAGGCCAAGGGCGAAAAGCCCTCCGAGATAGCCGACCAGCCGGTGACCCGCGTCCGCCCGTAAGGCTGCACGCCGCCCGGAATCGATCTCGTTTTCTCCTCCGCGCCTTTGGGGGGAGGGAAATGCGCAACTGGACAAGACCGCCGGGTCTCACTCCGGTGACTTGACGCGCCAAACCGCCGCGCGCCGTCAACGCGATTTTTCTCCAACGCTCGCGCTGCTCGCGCAAATCCGCGACACATTTCACATCCCGATTCAATTGCGACGTTGACCCGCGCGCGGCGCGCCGTTAGCGTGATCGCTGTCACCAATTTGCGCGCCGCGGGCCGGCTGCGCGCTTTTCTCCCGGAGCAATCGCTTGCCTCATTTGAGCGAAGCGCAGATTTTTCGCTTCCTGGTCGAGCTTACCCTGCTGCTGCTCGTAAGCCGCACGATGGGCGATCTGATGAAGCGTCTCGGGCAGGCCCCGGTCATCGGCGAGCTGCTCGCAGGCGTGATCGTCGGCCCTTCGGTGTTGGGCAGCCTCGCGCCCGGCGCGTTCTCCGCGCTTTTTGGCGGCGACCCGATGTCGCTTCATCTGCTGGAGGCCTTCGCCTGGACAGGCGCGATCCTGCTGCTGCTCTACATCGGTCTCGAAACCGACCTCGACATCCTGCGCGGCCAGGGACGCGCCGCCGCCAGCGTATCGGTGTGCGGGATGGTGATTCCGTTCATCTGCGGGATAGTGCTGGGCCTGTCGCTCCCCGCACAATACCTCGCCGCGCCTGACCAACGCTTCATCTTCGCCCTCTTCATGGGCGTGGCGATCGCGATTTCGGCGGTGCCGGTGATCGCGAAAATCCTGATCGAGCTCGGCCTGATGCGCCGCGAACTGGGAATGCTGATCCTAGCCGCCGGCTTGATCGACGACACCACCGGATGGCTCCTCCTCTCACTGGTCGCGGGGCTGGCAAGCGGCCGTGCGGTCTCCGCGGCCTCGTTTGGCCTGGTACTCGCCGAGGCCGGCGCCTTCATCGCGTTCTGCTACTTCGCGGGCGTGCGAATAGCAGCGTGGCTGGTGCGATGGGTGGATGATCGGGGCGCGGCCGAGCATGGCAAGTTCAGCGCGATGATTCTGGTCGCCTTCGCCTGCGCAATCGTCACCCAGGCGATCGGCCTGCACGCGGTGTTCGGCGCGTTCGTTGCCGGACTGATGCTCAGCCGCGCGCCGCGCGTGCGCGCCCGCGACCGCGCGGAGATCGAAGCGGTCACGATGGGCCTGATGGCGCCCGTGTTCTTTGCCTATTCGGGCCTGCAGGCCAACCTCACCGCGCTCGAGAGCCCCTTTGTCCCGCTGATCGTGCTCGGGGTCGCGTGCGCGGCGAAGATCGGGGGCGCGTTCGCCGGCGGCAGGCTCGGCGGGCTCGAATTTCGCGAATCGCTGGCGGTGGCCTTCGGTATGAATGCGCGGGGCGGAATGGAGATCATCCTTGCGCTTTTGGGGCTCAGCCTCGGCGTACTTACGCCCGCGACCTATACCATGATCGTCGCGGTCGCAGTCGTCACCTCGATCATCACGCCGCCCCTGCTCACCTGGGCGCTGAGCGGCGCCAGCCGGCGCCCGGGCGACGCCGAACGTGCGGAGCGCGACCGTATCCTCGCACGCATGCCGCTTCGCACCGCGGGGGCCAAGCTGCTGGTGCTGAGCGGCGGCGGCCCGCATGCGGAACTGGCCGCCCATCTGGCGGGTACGCTATGCAAGTCCTCAGACGCCAGCGTCACGATGTTCCACGCCGCAGCCGGCGATTCTAACGGCGCCGGCGCAGCCTCCGCGTTTGGCGCGCAATTCGCGCGGCTCAAGGAAATCGCCACCGCGGCCGGCGCCGCCAACGTTTACCATCGCACCGGCAGCGGCGAGTCCATCATCGAAGCGATTGTGCAGGAGAGCGAGCGCGGCTACGACGCGATTTTCGCCGGCGCCTCGCAGGTTCACGGGCACGCCGCGCTCGGCGGCGAGGTGTTGCGCGAGCTGTTCGTCGCAGTGCGCGCGCCGGTAGTGATCGCGAGCAACGCCGGCGCCGCGACGCCGGTGCGCAAGCTGCTATTGCCGGTGAGCGGGGCGTCGTTCGCCCGACTGGGCGCGATGGTCGGGATGCTGTACGCGCAGGCGGCCGGGGCCGAAGCCACCGCGCTCTACGTCCGCCAGCGCTCGATCCTCGACCTGCGCACGCTCGCCGGCGGCGCTGCGATCAGCCGCGAAGGCGAGGAGGCGATCGGCGAAATCCACGGCCTCGCGCGGCAACTCGACCTCAAAATCGCCAGCCGGATCGAAAGCGGCGTCAACGCCGAGAGCGTGATCCTGCGCACGCTCAAGGAAGGCCAATTCGACCTTCTGATGATGGGCGCGCTGTTCCGTTCGGCCGAGGAGCGCTTGTACTTCGGCAGCCGCGTCGACCAAATCCTGCGCAGCGCCGGATGCGCGGTCGCGGTGGTCGTCGCGCCGGAGCAAGCGACGCGTGGCTAGACGGCATCAATGCGATGCCCGCGCGGCTAAACGCCGCACTCGCGCTCTGGTAGCATGCCTCAGGCGTATCGTGCGCCGAGCCTTCGGCTAGCGCGCGCGAGCATTCAAGGAAGTTCCAAGGAGTTCTCGATGGCTATCCATGAGGAGATCTGCGCGGCGATCGATCGTTTCAAGGACCGCGCGATCGAGCTGG
This genomic interval carries:
- a CDS encoding LLM class flavin-dependent oxidoreductase, whose product is MKFGIFMAPFHRTGENPTLCFERDLELIEWLDRTGYDEVFIGEHHSSGWEIISSPDIFIAAAAGRTRRIMLGSGVVSVPYHNPFNIANRYALLDHLTRGRVMLGCGPGALSADAHMLGIDTTQQRRQMVEGVKAIMRLFTEEGGITIDGSFFRLNDAHLQIKPYQQPHLPIFVANTISPSGMVAAGELGCGVLSVAAFATGGLEGLPKRWAVAEETAAENGKTVSRANWRMVMPIHLADSKKEALDDIRDGANSWIQDYFIDTLGAKIQFEEYPGQPREEMTVDRMVARGGAIVGTPDDAIARIREIQEASGGFGGLLGLAHEWASREKTLRSYELFARHVMPQFQGSVAEIEYSQRWAAGQREMLFNKSVAGIMTAMNDYKQHREAKGEKPSEIADQPVTRVRP
- a CDS encoding cation:proton antiporter, yielding MPHLSEAQIFRFLVELTLLLLVSRTMGDLMKRLGQAPVIGELLAGVIVGPSVLGSLAPGAFSALFGGDPMSLHLLEAFAWTGAILLLLYIGLETDLDILRGQGRAAASVSVCGMVIPFICGIVLGLSLPAQYLAAPDQRFIFALFMGVAIAISAVPVIAKILIELGLMRRELGMLILAAGLIDDTTGWLLLSLVAGLASGRAVSAASFGLVLAEAGAFIAFCYFAGVRIAAWLVRWVDDRGAAEHGKFSAMILVAFACAIVTQAIGLHAVFGAFVAGLMLSRAPRVRARDRAEIEAVTMGLMAPVFFAYSGLQANLTALESPFVPLIVLGVACAAKIGGAFAGGRLGGLEFRESLAVAFGMNARGGMEIILALLGLSLGVLTPATYTMIVAVAVVTSIITPPLLTWALSGASRRPGDAERAERDRILARMPLRTAGAKLLVLSGGGPHAELAAHLAGTLCKSSDASVTMFHAAAGDSNGAGAASAFGAQFARLKEIATAAGAANVYHRTGSGESIIEAIVQESERGYDAIFAGASQVHGHAALGGEVLRELFVAVRAPVVIASNAGAATPVRKLLLPVSGASFARLGAMVGMLYAQAAGAEATALYVRQRSILDLRTLAGGAAISREGEEAIGEIHGLARQLDLKIASRIESGVNAESVILRTLKEGQFDLLMMGALFRSAEERLYFGSRVDQILRSAGCAVAVVVAPEQATRG